In Methanocorpusculum vombati, a genomic segment contains:
- a CDS encoding GNAT family N-acetyltransferase — MNITIRPYEPSDLYSVMTVWNSIIAEGDAFLEETPLSPEEMGTFLDQFRGVFCAKIGSEVAGIYLLRKLNPGKGSHIAEVIYAVKFSFRNLGVGKKMCEHSLQTARDLGFAAIVCNRIPALNPAAMNFLTKCGFVPAGEIPRGYRSVKTVTVDPEPAPAADQKKGILGKIFDKKPEPQAPVEKAIVEYFSLYSYLKEV; from the coding sequence ATGAATATCACCATCCGTCCCTACGAACCATCCGATCTCTACAGCGTCATGACGGTCTGGAACTCCATCATTGCCGAGGGTGATGCATTTCTTGAAGAAACCCCTCTCTCCCCGGAGGAAATGGGAACCTTCCTTGATCAGTTCCGCGGCGTCTTTTGTGCAAAGATCGGCAGTGAAGTTGCGGGCATCTATCTGCTCCGCAAACTCAACCCCGGCAAAGGATCGCACATCGCCGAGGTCATCTATGCGGTGAAGTTCTCCTTCCGCAACCTTGGCGTCGGCAAAAAAATGTGCGAACACTCCCTACAGACCGCCCGCGACCTCGGCTTTGCCGCGATCGTCTGTAACCGCATCCCGGCTCTCAACCCTGCCGCGATGAACTTCCTGACCAAATGCGGGTTCGTTCCCGCCGGTGAAATTCCCCGCGGGTACCGGAGTGTGAAAACTGTCACGGTTGACCCCGAACCGGCTCCCGCTGCGGATCAGAAGAAAGGAATCCTCGGAAAGATCTTCGACAAAAAACCCGAACCGCAAGCCCCGGTTGAAAAAGCAATTGTTGAGTATTTTTCGCTTTACTCCTACCTCAAAGAAGTCTGA